A window from Montipora capricornis isolate CH-2021 chromosome 7, ASM3666992v2, whole genome shotgun sequence encodes these proteins:
- the LOC138056042 gene encoding histamine H2 receptor-like → MPVVRGTVDYWNMTNEEALVQFWLNIDNAETIFTTVAVLATITCPITTIANSANSVIVLSVWMELLQKLRSSPSNFIIFSMVGLVACPLTAFWGLASLYKYTNASFHLLKFFSMLINVSVGHILLLSIDRFFAVVTPLQYRAKVTRKRICIISVAC, encoded by the coding sequence ATGCCGGTTGTTCGAGGTACCGTTGACTATTGGAACATGACAAATGAAGAAGCTTTGGTTCAATTTTGGCTCAATATCGATAACGCTGAAACCATTTTCACTACTGTTGCTGTTCTGGCGACGATCACGTGTCCGATAACAACTATTGCAAATTCTGCAAATTCTGTAATCGTGTTATCAGTTTGGATGGAACTTCTTCAGAAACTTCGATCTTCGCCTTCAAACTTTATCATCTTCTCAATGGTTGGCCTGGTTGCCTGTCCACTCACTGCCTTTTGGGGTTTGGCCTCATTGTACAAGTACACCAACGCATCATTTCAccttttaaagttcttttcaatGTTAATAAACGTAAGCGTAGGTCATATACTTCTTCTCAGCATTGACAGATTCTTTGCTGTGGTGACTCCTCTCCAGTATCGAGCCAAAGTGACTAGGAAACGAATCTGCATCATTTCCGTCGCTTGTTGA